The following are encoded together in the Nocardioides thalensis genome:
- a CDS encoding extracellular solute-binding protein yields MKKTLAAAAVTALLGMTAACGSDDDGDSSGGGPKEADLVVWLNGADTPQAARDWLKETFEEEHPGSTLTIEEQEWEGLVERLTTALSSSEQTPDVVEVGNTQAPTFTTAGAFSDLTDDLEEYGGDDLLPGFVEAATVDGKTYAVPYYAGSTYVFYRKDLFEASGLEVPTTMDEFIDAAITLKEDNPAPDFSGYWLPGQDWRDGAAFLWDAGGDFAVEDGDGWKGNLSAPESIEGLTTVQTLFEQASGAPADANEADPVTPFCADQIGMMSRPGWVYGMLMDPEAGCPKMEKNIGVFALPGSDGEPAPVLLGGSDIAVAAQSPNQDLAREVVGLMLSDDYQGILAENGLTPAKQSLATLLGDDEFAQATIEAASNAKLTPAAANWASVEGTRVLEDLFSQIAQGGDVAELAAEADEQITEELN; encoded by the coding sequence ATGAAGAAGACACTGGCCGCGGCTGCCGTCACCGCCCTCCTGGGCATGACCGCCGCCTGTGGGTCCGACGACGACGGCGACTCGTCCGGCGGCGGCCCCAAGGAGGCGGACCTGGTCGTCTGGCTCAACGGTGCCGACACCCCGCAGGCTGCGCGGGACTGGCTGAAAGAGACGTTCGAGGAGGAGCACCCCGGCTCCACCCTCACCATCGAGGAGCAGGAGTGGGAGGGCCTCGTCGAGCGCCTCACCACCGCGCTGTCCTCGTCCGAGCAGACCCCCGACGTCGTCGAGGTCGGCAACACCCAGGCGCCGACGTTCACGACCGCCGGCGCGTTCAGCGACCTGACCGACGACCTCGAGGAGTACGGCGGCGACGACCTCCTGCCGGGCTTCGTGGAGGCGGCGACCGTCGACGGCAAGACCTACGCGGTGCCCTACTACGCGGGCTCGACGTACGTCTTCTACCGCAAGGACCTCTTCGAGGCCTCCGGCCTCGAGGTGCCGACGACGATGGACGAGTTCATCGACGCGGCCATCACGCTCAAGGAGGACAACCCGGCGCCGGACTTCTCGGGCTATTGGCTGCCCGGCCAGGACTGGCGCGACGGCGCCGCGTTCCTGTGGGATGCCGGCGGCGACTTCGCCGTCGAGGACGGCGACGGCTGGAAGGGCAACCTCTCCGCGCCTGAGTCCATCGAGGGCCTGACGACGGTGCAGACGCTCTTCGAGCAGGCGTCCGGCGCCCCGGCCGACGCCAACGAGGCCGACCCGGTCACGCCGTTCTGCGCCGACCAGATCGGCATGATGTCCCGCCCCGGTTGGGTCTACGGCATGCTGATGGACCCCGAGGCGGGATGCCCCAAGATGGAGAAGAACATCGGCGTGTTCGCTCTGCCCGGCTCCGACGGCGAGCCGGCCCCGGTGCTGCTCGGCGGCTCGGACATCGCGGTGGCCGCCCAGTCGCCCAACCAGGACCTGGCCCGCGAGGTCGTCGGCCTGATGCTGAGCGACGACTACCAGGGCATCCTCGCGGAGAACGGGCTCACGCCGGCCAAGCAGTCGCTCGCGACGCTGCTCGGTGACGACGAGTTCGCCCAGGCCACGATCGAGGCCGCCTCCAACGCCAAGCTCACGCCGGCCGCCGCCAACTGGGCAAGCGTCGAGGGCACCCGCGTGCTCGAGGACCTCTTCAGCCAGATCGCCCAGGGCGGGGACGTCGCCGAGCTCGCCGCCGAGGCCGACGAGCAGATCACTGAAGAGCTCAACTGA
- a CDS encoding carbohydrate ABC transporter permease, with protein sequence MARTGRRGTALPLGLVLPATGLLVLALGYPLVRQVFLSMQEFGLAQQFGQPPEWVGLKNYSEMVGDPYLWKVVLRTVLFCFVNAGLTFLLGLGLAVLMKRMTSWVRIATQCGLLLAWAMPVVAVMIVWQFAFDTEYGVVNWLLTRLGGDFQGHSWLIEPLSFYAVATLVVVWMSVPFVAFTLYAALTQVPDDVLEAAEIDGAGAWQRFRHVVLPSIRPVLLVVLLLQVIWDLRVFTQIYTLQRAGGVSRDTNLLGTYIYTLGIKGGDFGTAAAAAMFMLALTVVLTAPYVRMMLKQEEEQ encoded by the coding sequence ATGGCGAGGACGGGGAGGCGCGGTACGGCGCTGCCGCTCGGGCTGGTCCTGCCGGCCACCGGCCTCCTCGTCCTGGCCCTCGGCTATCCGCTGGTCCGGCAGGTCTTCCTGTCGATGCAGGAGTTCGGGCTCGCCCAGCAGTTCGGGCAGCCGCCCGAGTGGGTCGGCCTGAAGAACTACTCCGAGATGGTGGGCGACCCCTACCTCTGGAAGGTCGTCCTCCGGACCGTCCTGTTCTGCTTCGTCAACGCCGGGCTGACGTTCCTGCTCGGGCTGGGGCTCGCGGTCCTGATGAAGCGGATGACCTCGTGGGTGCGGATCGCCACCCAGTGCGGGCTGCTCCTCGCCTGGGCGATGCCGGTGGTCGCCGTCATGATCGTGTGGCAGTTCGCGTTCGACACCGAGTACGGCGTCGTGAACTGGCTGCTCACCCGGTTGGGCGGCGACTTCCAGGGCCACTCCTGGCTGATCGAGCCGCTCTCGTTCTACGCCGTCGCGACGCTCGTCGTGGTCTGGATGAGCGTGCCGTTCGTCGCGTTCACGCTGTACGCCGCGCTCACCCAGGTGCCCGACGACGTGCTCGAGGCGGCGGAGATCGACGGCGCCGGCGCCTGGCAGCGGTTCCGCCACGTGGTGCTGCCGTCGATCCGCCCGGTGCTGCTCGTCGTGCTGCTGCTCCAGGTGATCTGGGACCTGCGCGTCTTCACCCAGATCTACACGCTGCAGCGGGCCGGCGGTGTCTCGCGCGACACCAACCTGCTCGGCACCTACATCTACACGCTCGGCATCAAGGGCGGCGACTTCGGCACGGCCGCCGCGGCCGCGATGTTCATGCTCGCGCTCACGGTGGTGCTGACGGCGCCGTACGTCCGGATGATGCTGAAGCAGGAAGAGGAGCAGTGA
- a CDS encoding carbohydrate ABC transporter permease — protein sequence MARRTSRPVRLFADVVGILVLLGCLFPVYWMVSRSFLPRNKIRNPEPTWFPFGGTNDNYGRVFGGGTFGDALMTSLSVTLLTVLVALLFAFLAAVAVSRFRFRGRKSFILTLLLIQMIPAEGLFISQYKMLEGMSLLNSVLGLTLVYVAAVLPFTVWTLRGFVDGVPRELEEAAMMDGCSRLQAFFRVTLPLLAPGLVATGVFGFIQAWNEFTLALVVMTDPAKETLPVWLVGFSESRSRGVDWGAIMASSTLITIPVIVFFLIVQRRMVSGLTAGAVKG from the coding sequence ATGGCACGCCGTACGTCAAGGCCGGTGCGGCTCTTCGCCGACGTGGTGGGGATCCTGGTGCTGCTCGGCTGCCTGTTCCCGGTGTACTGGATGGTCAGCCGGTCGTTCCTGCCGCGCAACAAGATCCGCAACCCGGAGCCGACCTGGTTCCCCTTCGGCGGCACCAATGACAACTACGGGCGGGTCTTCGGCGGCGGCACGTTCGGCGACGCTCTGATGACGAGCCTCTCGGTGACGCTGCTGACGGTCCTGGTCGCGCTGCTGTTCGCGTTTCTGGCGGCGGTGGCGGTGAGTCGGTTCCGCTTCCGCGGGCGGAAGTCGTTCATCCTCACCCTGCTGCTGATCCAGATGATCCCCGCCGAGGGGCTGTTCATCAGCCAGTACAAGATGCTCGAGGGGATGAGCCTTCTCAACTCCGTGCTCGGGCTGACGCTGGTGTACGTCGCCGCGGTCCTGCCGTTCACGGTCTGGACGCTGCGCGGCTTCGTCGACGGCGTGCCGCGCGAGCTCGAGGAGGCGGCGATGATGGACGGCTGCTCGCGGCTGCAGGCGTTCTTCCGCGTCACCCTGCCGCTCCTGGCGCCGGGGCTCGTCGCGACCGGCGTCTTCGGGTTCATCCAGGCGTGGAACGAGTTCACGCTCGCGCTCGTGGTGATGACCGACCCGGCGAAGGAGACGCTGCCGGTGTGGCTCGTCGGCTTCTCCGAGTCGCGCAGCCGCGGCGTCGACTGGGGCGCGATCATGGCGTCGTCGACGCTGATCACGATCCCGGTGATCGTGTTCTTCCTCATCGTGCAGCGGCGGATGGTCTCCGGGCTGACCGCCGGGGCGGTGAAGGGATGA
- a CDS encoding glycoside hydrolase family 3 protein, which produces MTTRLEELALRVLLPSFRGPSLPGGWADLLGEGLGGVCLFGSNLTGRVEDVAGLVAAVRGARADALVGIDEEGGDVTRLHVADGSPVLGAAALGAVDDLSLTEAAGGVVGAELAAVGIDLDLGPVADVNSNAANPVIGTRSFGSSAGVVGRHVAAWLTGLQAQGVAACVKHFPGHGDTAQDSHLALPVVEAERSVLDGRELLPFLAAVEAGAAAVMTSHIVVPAIDPTLPATFSRPVLSVLRDDLGFSGAIVSDALDMAGASAERGIPEAAVLALAAGCDLLCIGPDKDASLVREVQAAVVAAVREGRLPEARLVEAAARVGAVRRFRGSALERLAPQPPDASIFTDAARQAFLVEGELGDLRGARVVSIGTPANIAVGEGPWGLEPDLLLAPGEPLPEGPLVVQVRDAHRYPDVTDTLAGLRAPSVVVEWGWPGPRTGWRESGVARICTRGFSRPAAAAVVRLLGEAGWTR; this is translated from the coding sequence ATGACGACTCGCCTGGAGGAGCTCGCGCTGAGGGTGCTGCTCCCGTCGTTCCGCGGCCCCTCCCTGCCCGGGGGCTGGGCGGACCTGCTGGGAGAGGGGCTCGGCGGGGTCTGCCTGTTCGGGTCGAACCTGACCGGCCGGGTCGAGGACGTCGCAGGACTGGTGGCGGCGGTGCGGGGCGCCCGCGCCGACGCGCTGGTCGGCATCGACGAGGAGGGCGGCGACGTCACCCGGCTGCACGTGGCTGACGGCAGCCCGGTGCTGGGGGCGGCGGCTCTCGGGGCTGTCGACGACCTGTCCCTGACCGAGGCGGCCGGTGGTGTCGTCGGTGCGGAGCTCGCAGCGGTCGGGATTGACCTCGACCTCGGCCCGGTCGCCGACGTCAACAGCAACGCCGCCAACCCGGTGATCGGGACGCGCAGCTTCGGATCCTCGGCCGGCGTGGTCGGGCGGCACGTCGCGGCCTGGCTGACCGGCCTGCAGGCGCAGGGCGTCGCGGCCTGCGTGAAGCACTTCCCGGGTCATGGCGACACCGCGCAGGACAGCCACCTGGCTCTGCCGGTCGTCGAGGCCGAGCGCTCGGTGCTCGACGGGCGCGAGCTGCTGCCGTTCCTCGCCGCGGTGGAGGCGGGCGCCGCCGCCGTCATGACGTCGCACATCGTGGTCCCGGCGATCGACCCGACACTGCCCGCGACGTTCAGCCGACCGGTGCTGTCGGTGCTGCGCGACGACCTCGGGTTCTCCGGCGCGATCGTGAGCGACGCCCTCGACATGGCCGGCGCGTCCGCCGAGCGCGGCATCCCCGAGGCCGCCGTGCTCGCCCTTGCCGCCGGCTGCGACCTGCTGTGCATCGGCCCTGACAAGGACGCATCCCTCGTGCGGGAGGTCCAGGCCGCTGTGGTCGCCGCCGTACGCGAGGGGCGCCTGCCCGAGGCCCGGCTGGTGGAGGCCGCTGCGCGGGTCGGGGCCGTCCGGAGGTTTCGGGGCTCGGCGCTGGAGCGCCTCGCACCTCAACCACCGGACGCGTCGATCTTTACGGATGCGGCCCGCCAGGCGTTCCTCGTCGAGGGCGAGCTCGGCGACCTGCGCGGGGCGCGGGTGGTCAGCATTGGTACGCCGGCGAACATCGCCGTGGGCGAGGGACCGTGGGGGTTGGAGCCCGACCTGCTGCTCGCGCCCGGCGAGCCGCTGCCGGAGGGGCCGCTCGTCGTCCAGGTGCGCGACGCGCACCGCTACCCCGACGTGACCGACACCCTCGCGGGCCTGCGGGCGCCGTCGGTCGTGGTCGAGTGGGGCTGGCCCGGACCGCGGACCGGCTGGCGGGAGAGCGGCGTCGCTCGCATCTGCACGCGGGGCTTCTCGCGACCGGCGGCGGCTGCCGTCGTACGACTTCTCGGAGAGGCGGGGTGGACCCGGTGA
- a CDS encoding ROK family protein, with translation MDPVTMVGLDIGATKMLGVAATPDGDVLAEVLATTPVGGEEVVAAAASVVAELRRRTGEALDGTVGVGIPGLVDAGRGALKHAVNLGVDAEWFPIGDLLAARVGAKVAVDNDVNAAALGVAKITGHDDLVYLSLGTGLAAASILDGRLRRGVRGAAGEIGHIPVDPAGRKCQCGQVGCLETAASGSAIAEAWPVTGTPPAQAVFDAAADGDLRAVAVRDEFAARVADAVRVVALTVDPETVVLGGGVAQVGDRLRVAVAHALAEQAADSPFLRSLDLPGRLELVPLDVPVAALGAALLAEEPR, from the coding sequence GTGGACCCGGTGACCATGGTGGGGCTCGACATCGGGGCCACGAAGATGCTCGGCGTCGCGGCGACGCCCGACGGCGACGTGCTCGCCGAGGTGCTCGCGACCACGCCGGTGGGGGGCGAGGAGGTCGTGGCCGCCGCGGCCTCGGTCGTCGCCGAGCTCCGCCGCCGGACAGGCGAGGCCCTCGACGGCACGGTCGGGGTCGGCATCCCCGGACTGGTCGACGCCGGCCGCGGTGCGCTCAAGCACGCGGTGAACCTGGGCGTCGACGCCGAGTGGTTCCCGATCGGCGACCTGCTCGCCGCGCGCGTCGGCGCGAAGGTCGCGGTCGACAACGACGTCAACGCCGCGGCACTCGGCGTCGCGAAGATCACCGGACACGACGACCTCGTCTACCTCAGCCTCGGCACCGGCTTGGCCGCGGCCTCGATCCTCGACGGCCGGCTGCGGCGCGGCGTCCGCGGGGCCGCCGGCGAGATCGGGCACATCCCGGTCGACCCCGCCGGCCGCAAGTGCCAGTGCGGCCAGGTCGGCTGCCTCGAGACGGCGGCGTCGGGCTCGGCGATCGCCGAGGCCTGGCCGGTGACCGGCACGCCGCCCGCGCAGGCGGTCTTCGACGCCGCGGCCGACGGCGATCTCCGCGCGGTCGCCGTACGTGACGAGTTCGCGGCCCGGGTCGCCGACGCGGTGCGGGTCGTCGCGCTCACGGTCGACCCCGAGACCGTGGTCCTCGGCGGCGGCGTCGCCCAGGTCGGCGACCGGCTCCGCGTGGCCGTGGCCCACGCGCTGGCGGAGCAGGCGGCGGACTCCCCGTTCCTCCGGTCGCTCGACCTGCCCGGCCGGCTCGAGCTGGTCCCGCTCGACGTCCCGGTCGCGGCGCTCGGCGCCGCCCTGCTCGCCGAGGAGCCGCGATGA
- the nagA gene encoding N-acetylglucosamine-6-phosphate deacetylase has translation MSDLVVRGATTADGVARDVVIADGRIASSGSGPTYDASGLVVLPGLIDLQVNGVAGIDVTLEPERLWEAAALLPRYGVTAFLPTVITSDPANRAWALASFRSGPPPGWTGAQPLGLHLEGPMIAAARKGAHPEQWLRPPSPDLVARWSREAGVAMATLAPELPGALDVVEQLVRQGVVVSVGHTEADAATVAAAVDRGARALTHLGNAMPPLGGREPGPVGVALGDRRLVAGVIADGHHLHPATLAAYWSALGPDRFLSVTDCTAALGLPDGESRLGDQHVVVSDGTVRLADGTLAGSAASLSQCLGELRNATGCSLAEAVGTCTATPADLLGDASRGRLREDARGDLTIVTPDLEVVATVIGGELVHEAR, from the coding sequence ATGAGCGACCTCGTGGTGCGCGGCGCCACGACCGCCGACGGCGTCGCTCGCGACGTCGTCATCGCCGACGGCCGGATCGCGTCGTCCGGCTCTGGACCGACGTACGACGCCAGCGGGCTGGTCGTCCTGCCCGGGCTCATCGACCTCCAGGTCAACGGCGTCGCCGGCATCGACGTGACGCTGGAGCCCGAGCGCCTCTGGGAGGCCGCCGCCCTTCTTCCTCGGTACGGCGTGACCGCGTTCCTGCCGACCGTCATCACCTCCGACCCCGCCAACCGCGCGTGGGCCCTGGCGTCGTTCCGCTCGGGCCCGCCGCCGGGGTGGACCGGCGCCCAGCCGCTGGGTCTCCACCTCGAGGGACCGATGATCGCCGCCGCGCGGAAGGGCGCCCATCCGGAGCAGTGGCTCCGGCCGCCGTCCCCGGACCTCGTCGCGCGCTGGTCGCGCGAGGCGGGCGTCGCGATGGCGACCCTCGCCCCGGAGCTGCCCGGGGCGCTCGACGTCGTCGAGCAGCTCGTCCGCCAGGGGGTCGTCGTCTCGGTCGGCCACACCGAGGCCGACGCCGCGACCGTGGCGGCAGCCGTCGATCGCGGTGCCCGCGCGCTGACCCACCTCGGCAACGCGATGCCGCCGCTCGGCGGCCGCGAGCCCGGGCCGGTCGGCGTCGCGCTGGGCGACCGTCGGCTCGTCGCGGGCGTCATCGCCGACGGCCACCACCTGCACCCGGCCACGCTCGCCGCGTACTGGTCCGCCCTCGGGCCCGATCGCTTCCTCTCGGTGACCGACTGCACGGCTGCCCTCGGGCTGCCCGACGGCGAGAGCAGGCTGGGCGACCAGCACGTGGTCGTCAGCGACGGCACCGTCCGGCTCGCCGACGGCACCCTCGCGGGCTCCGCCGCCTCGCTCTCCCAGTGCCTCGGTGAGCTGCGGAACGCCACCGGCTGCAGCCTCGCCGAGGCGGTGGGCACCTGCACCGCGACGCCGGCCGACCTGCTCGGCGACGCCTCGCGGGGACGCCTGAGGGAGGACGCCCGCGGCGACCTCACCATCGTCACGCCCGACCTCGAGGTCGTCGCCACGGTCATCGGCGGCGAGCTCGTGCACGAGGCACGCTGA
- the nagB gene encoding glucosamine-6-phosphate deaminase: MEVVPLATADDVAALAADTIEALVRQRPGAVLGLATGSTPLPTYEELVRRHRSGTGPSYDEVRCFTLDEYVGLPPGHPESYRATIARELTDPLGIAPERVHGPDPSPDGLPTAGARYEEELAAAGGVDLQVLGIGSDGHLAFNEPGSSLGSLTRIKTLTEETRRDNARFFGSVDEVPRHVLTQGLGTILRARHLLLLATGAGKAAALAAAVEGPLTAQCPASVLQLHPHVTVLADDAAAAGLAGREHYREVYAGKPDWQRL, translated from the coding sequence ATGGAGGTCGTCCCGCTCGCCACCGCCGACGACGTCGCCGCCCTGGCCGCCGACACCATCGAGGCGCTCGTCCGCCAGCGCCCCGGCGCGGTGCTCGGTCTGGCCACGGGATCGACGCCGCTGCCGACGTACGAGGAGCTGGTCCGGCGGCACCGCAGCGGCACCGGCCCGTCGTACGACGAGGTCCGCTGCTTCACCCTCGACGAGTACGTCGGGCTGCCGCCAGGCCATCCCGAGAGCTATCGCGCGACGATCGCCCGCGAGCTCACCGACCCGCTCGGGATCGCCCCCGAGCGGGTGCACGGACCGGACCCGTCACCGGACGGGCTCCCCACGGCGGGCGCCCGCTACGAGGAGGAGCTCGCCGCGGCGGGCGGCGTCGACCTCCAGGTCCTGGGCATCGGCTCCGACGGCCATCTCGCGTTCAACGAGCCCGGCTCCTCGCTGGGGTCGCTCACCCGGATCAAGACGCTGACCGAGGAGACCCGGCGCGACAACGCCCGCTTCTTCGGCTCGGTCGACGAGGTGCCGCGCCACGTGCTGACCCAGGGACTCGGCACCATCCTGCGGGCCCGCCACCTGCTGCTGCTCGCCACCGGCGCCGGCAAGGCGGCCGCGCTCGCCGCCGCCGTCGAAGGGCCGCTCACCGCGCAGTGCCCGGCCTCGGTGCTCCAGCTGCACCCGCACGTCACGGTGCTCGCCGACGACGCCGCCGCGGCCGGGCTGGCCGGCCGTGAGCACTACCGCGAGGTCTACGCGGGGAAGCCGGACTGGCAGCGGCTGTGA
- a CDS encoding exodeoxyribonuclease III, whose protein sequence is MRIATWNVNSLRSRIDRVEAFLERHDIDVLALQETKAREDQLPLMGIQAAGYEIAAVGHSQWNGVAILSRVGLDDVEVGFPGMPGWGDPVAAEARAVGATCGGVRLWSLYIPNGRKPDDPHYVYKLDWLQRLREAAAAWQDAPTALVGDWNICPTDDDVFDVTQFKNSTHVTPPERAAFQAFLDEGWSEVTRKHAPGYTYWDYYRQRFERDRGLKIDFVLGSPGFAERVTSAFIDRDERDPTVFSGAPSDHAPVVVDLSD, encoded by the coding sequence GTGCGGATCGCGACTTGGAACGTCAACTCCCTGCGCTCCCGGATCGACCGCGTCGAGGCGTTCCTCGAGCGGCACGACATCGACGTGCTCGCGCTCCAGGAGACCAAGGCGCGCGAGGACCAGCTGCCGCTGATGGGCATCCAGGCAGCGGGCTACGAGATCGCCGCCGTCGGGCACAGCCAGTGGAACGGGGTGGCGATCCTGAGCCGGGTCGGGCTGGACGACGTCGAGGTCGGCTTCCCGGGCATGCCGGGCTGGGGCGACCCGGTCGCCGCGGAGGCCCGCGCGGTGGGCGCGACCTGCGGGGGCGTCCGCCTCTGGAGCCTGTACATCCCCAACGGGCGCAAGCCCGACGACCCGCACTACGTCTACAAGCTCGACTGGCTCCAGCGGCTGCGCGAGGCGGCGGCCGCCTGGCAGGACGCGCCGACCGCGCTGGTCGGCGACTGGAACATCTGCCCCACCGACGACGACGTCTTCGACGTCACGCAGTTCAAGAACTCCACGCACGTGACCCCGCCGGAGCGGGCGGCGTTCCAGGCGTTCCTCGACGAGGGCTGGAGCGAGGTCACCCGCAAGCACGCGCCGGGCTACACCTACTGGGACTACTACCGGCAGCGCTTCGAGCGCGACCGTGGGCTGAAGATCGACTTCGTGCTCGGCTCCCCCGGCTTCGCGGAGCGGGTCACCAGCGCGTTCATCGACCGCGACGAGCGCGACCCCACGGTGTTCAGCGGCGCGCCGTCGGACCATGCGCCGGTGGTGGTGGACCTCTCCGACTGA
- a CDS encoding ArsR/SmtB family transcription factor, giving the protein MPSIDKIRAIHHPTRRRIIDYLGVNGPAQVGALADALGQQVGSISHHLRVLERQDVVARVPELAHDRRTSWWRLESSSISWSVDDFATVVDRMTARAAQRANIDHQLRKLAEWMRRADDSSQEWREAATSSDLGTVATAAELKELGRRLLETAAEWSSEIDRDDGQEREPVFLFLHAFPTRP; this is encoded by the coding sequence ATGCCCAGCATCGACAAGATCCGTGCGATCCATCACCCGACCCGGCGCAGGATCATCGACTACCTCGGCGTCAACGGGCCGGCCCAGGTCGGCGCCCTGGCCGATGCGCTCGGCCAGCAGGTCGGCAGCATCAGCCACCACCTGCGGGTCCTCGAACGGCAGGACGTCGTCGCCCGGGTGCCCGAGCTCGCCCACGACCGGCGGACGAGCTGGTGGCGCCTCGAGAGCTCCTCGATCTCGTGGTCGGTCGACGACTTCGCCACGGTCGTGGACCGGATGACGGCTCGGGCCGCGCAGCGCGCCAACATCGACCACCAGCTTCGCAAGCTCGCCGAATGGATGCGTCGAGCGGACGACTCGTCGCAGGAGTGGCGGGAGGCCGCGACCTCCTCGGACCTCGGGACGGTCGCCACCGCCGCCGAGCTGAAGGAGCTCGGCCGCAGGCTGCTGGAGACCGCCGCCGAGTGGTCCTCCGAGATCGACCGTGACGACGGGCAGGAGCGCGAGCCGGTGTTCCTCTTCCTGCACGCGTTCCCCACCCGTCCGTGA
- a CDS encoding MFS transporter — translation MSAPSALDGAPPFARDRLVHGYVVASAVSRAGDAFWTVALAWTAVELASPAVAGLVVAAGTVPRALVLLYGGVVADRCDALRVMRVTNAVRAGVLLGVGLVDLLGTAPIPLLVVVAVTFGVADALYDPCAATVPRQLVRRDDLPAYAGLSQTAQRIGTMLGAALGGVVVGVGGLGASAAVDAATFLAMGAYLLLLRPRYPLARDPSGSVLAGLRAGFQHLRDEPTVRSLVLALSGLNLVVGPALALGVALRASEAGWGAHLLGVAEAVVALSAAAGSLILARRQPVRLAVWGFGLLVVQGAAVVALGVGGRGVLIGACAVIGITAGAASVALGGLFLAVVHESYVGRMASILALGDDVLIPAAMAGFGGLAAASPTPVPFAVYGGAMVVVMVLFLARPGVRSLGAPVPAPAEAAPDDVDPQISAARQRSDF, via the coding sequence GTGAGCGCGCCGAGCGCCCTCGACGGCGCCCCGCCCTTCGCCCGCGACCGGCTGGTCCACGGCTACGTGGTCGCGTCCGCCGTCTCCCGGGCCGGCGACGCGTTCTGGACCGTCGCTCTTGCCTGGACCGCCGTCGAGCTCGCCTCTCCGGCGGTCGCCGGCCTGGTGGTCGCGGCGGGCACCGTGCCCCGCGCGCTTGTCCTCCTGTACGGCGGGGTGGTCGCCGACCGCTGCGACGCGCTCCGCGTGATGAGGGTGACCAACGCGGTGCGCGCGGGCGTGCTGCTGGGAGTCGGGCTCGTGGACCTGCTGGGTACAGCGCCGATCCCGCTGCTCGTCGTCGTCGCGGTGACGTTCGGTGTCGCCGACGCGCTCTACGACCCCTGCGCGGCCACCGTTCCGCGCCAGCTCGTGCGACGCGACGACCTCCCGGCGTACGCCGGCCTCTCCCAGACGGCGCAGCGGATCGGCACCATGCTCGGAGCCGCGCTCGGCGGCGTCGTCGTGGGCGTCGGCGGCCTGGGCGCCAGCGCTGCTGTCGACGCCGCGACGTTCCTGGCCATGGGCGCTTACCTCCTGCTCCTGCGGCCGCGCTACCCGTTGGCGCGCGACCCGAGCGGTTCGGTCCTGGCCGGGCTCCGAGCCGGCTTCCAGCACCTCCGGGACGAGCCGACGGTGCGGAGCCTGGTGCTGGCGCTGTCCGGGCTCAACCTGGTGGTCGGTCCTGCCCTCGCGCTGGGCGTCGCGCTGCGGGCCAGCGAGGCGGGCTGGGGTGCGCACCTGCTCGGCGTCGCCGAGGCCGTGGTCGCGCTGTCCGCTGCCGCGGGGTCGTTGATCCTGGCGCGCCGGCAGCCCGTGCGTCTCGCGGTCTGGGGCTTCGGGCTCCTCGTGGTGCAGGGCGCCGCCGTCGTCGCCCTCGGCGTCGGAGGCCGGGGAGTGCTGATCGGCGCCTGCGCCGTCATCGGCATCACGGCGGGCGCCGCGTCGGTCGCGCTGGGCGGGCTCTTCCTCGCGGTCGTCCACGAGTCCTACGTCGGTCGGATGGCGTCGATCCTGGCGCTCGGCGACGACGTGCTCATTCCGGCGGCGATGGCGGGGTTCGGCGGCCTGGCCGCGGCCTCGCCGACGCCCGTCCCGTTCGCCGTGTACGGCGGCGCGATGGTGGTCGTGATGGTGCTCTTCCTCGCCCGCCCCGGAGTGCGCTCGCTCGGGGCACCGGTCCCAGCGCCGGCTGAGGCCGCGCCCGACGACGTGGACCCGCAGATATCTGCAGCGCGTCAGCGTTCCGATTTCTGA